One segment of Triticum aestivum cultivar Chinese Spring chromosome 2A, IWGSC CS RefSeq v2.1, whole genome shotgun sequence DNA contains the following:
- the LOC123184200 gene encoding cytochrome P450 709B2, with protein sequence MEPNIGQALAAVLTLLVTTRALWYLLWRPYAIARWFGRQGIRGPPYKFLVGSLPECQRMVVAGRAKDLDTSSHDCVTTVQPFFRKWASLYGKTFLYWLGPTPALCCTDMELVKKVLTDRTDMFQKDYLNPSLDPVLGNGVVFANGDDWKRRRKFIHPAFNQGMIKAMSEITLECTQRTMERWRAKIQESSRQQTEIDMSHDSDEIAMSVIARMMLGKNYKEAWEVLVAGKEQLKLATYAFADPPVTGFKYLPTPRNRRTWQLDKLVRSKISRIIEARLGSSIYEDDLLGQMLQLQACSKTQTLSTEEMVGECRTFFAAGYDTSASLITWAMFLLASYPQWQEMVREEVVREYPAHHLPLVDSPGKLKLLNMLLLETLRLYGPIAFLQRKTSSDTTLAHMKVPKGTMITIPLVMLHRDKDVWGPDADMFNPMRFQNGFLKAAKHSHALLAFSCGPRVCAGQNFAMVEVQIVIATILKSFTFSLSPTYVHKPSNFITLTPRYGLPLIVRKLQQAV encoded by the exons ATGGAGCCTAACATAGGGCAAGCCCTGGCCGCTGTCCTCACGCTGCTGGTGACCACGAGAGCACTGTGGTATCTGCTCTGGAGGCCGTATGCCATAGCCAGGTGGTTCGGGCGGCAGGGCATTAGAGGTCCGCCTTACAAATTCCTGGTTGGGTCCCTGCCGGAGTGCCAAAGGATGGTTGTTGCCGGGAGAGCCAAGGATCTGGACACCAGCTCCCACGACTGCGTCACTACGGTGCAACCCTTCTTCCGTAAATGGGCCTCCCTGTATG GAAAAACATTCCTGTACTGGCTGGGACCGACACCAGCACTGTGTTGTACAGACATGGAGCTGGTGAAGAAAGTGTTAACCGACAGGACAGACATGTTCCAAAAGGACTATTTGAACCCAAGCTTGGATCCAGTTCTGGGGAACGGGGTCGTGTTCGCAAACGGAGACGACTGGAAGCGGCGCCGCAAATTCATCCACCCTGCTTTCAACCAAGGGATGATCAAG GCCATGTCAGAAATAACGTTGGAGTGCACACAGCGGACAATGGAACGGTGGCGCGCAAAAATTCAAGAGAGCAGCAGGCAGCAGACCGAGATAGACATGAGTCACGACTCTGACGAAATAGCCATGAGTGTCATTGCACGAATGATGTTGGGCAAGAACTACAAGGAGGCCTGGGAGGTGCTGGTCGCCGGTAAAGAGCAGTTGAAGCTTGCCACATATGCTTTTGCGGATCCTCCGGTAACTGGATTCAA GTACCTGCCGACACCTCGCAACCGTCGGACGTGGCAACTTGACAAGCTTGTGAGAAGCAAGATCTCACGGATCATAGAGGCACGActtggtagcagcatctacgaagACGACCTGCTGGGGCAGATGCTGCAGCTGCAGGCATGTAGCAAGACCCAGACTCTGAGCACCGAGGAAATGGTCGGCGAGTGCAGGACCTTCTTCGCGGCTGGGTACGATACCAGCGCCAGCCTCATTACCTGGGCGATGTTCCTGCTGGCCAGCTACCCACAGTGGCAGGAGATGGTCAGGGAGGAGGTCGTCCGGGAATATCCTGCTCACCACCTGCCCTTAGTTGATTCCCCTGGCAAACTGAAGCTG CTTAACATGTTGCTCTTGGAGACACTGAGGCTCTATGGCCCCATAGCtttcctacagaggaagacttCCTCAGACACCACCCTCGCGCACATGAAGGTGCCGAAAGGAACTATGATAACAATACCGTTGGTGATGTTGCACCGGGACAAAGATGTCTGGGGGCCTGACGCTGACATGTTTAACCCCATGAGGTTCCAGAATGGCTTCTTGAAGGCCGCCAAGCATTCGCACGCGCTGTTGGCCTTCTCATGCGGTCCTAGGGTCTGTGCTGGGCAGAATTTCGCCATGGTTGAGGTGCAGATCGTGATAGCCACCATCCTGAAGAGTTTCACCTTCTCCCTGTCCCCTACTTATGTGCACAAGCCCAGCAATTTCATCACTCTGACGCCCAGGTACGGGCTCCCTCTCATCGTGAGGAAACTGCAGCAGGCTGTGTGA
- the LOC123184201 gene encoding 3-ketoacyl-CoA synthase 6-like, translating into MVAVVGAVVNRPRAVYLVDYACFLPSPTSRFPNATFIEHARLVPAFADDRTIRFMTRVLSSSGIGDETSLPPGDHFIPPDNNLDMARDEAELIIFSAIDELLAKSGVTPDAIDIVVVNCSVFAPVPSLTDMIINRYALRSDVRSINVSGMGCSAGVISVGLAASLLRVLPHAHGAAHALVVSTETITPNLYVGKERAMLLSNLLFRVGGAAALLSTSKDKARFRLAHLVRTITGGGQDSSYRCIFQEEDADGNVGVILSKDLMSVAGDALKANITALGPLVLPFFEQLRFVANKLVLELARRAGVKPYLPDFRKASLRFVGVKPYVPDFQKAFQHVCIHAGGRAVVDKVQSSLGLSDEHVEPSRMTLHRFGNTSSSSVWYEMAYVEAKGRLRKGDRVWMVGLGAGVKCNSAVWECIRPAAEPDKAWAGCIRRYPVNIPGLNVNAAAQNDPIIAV; encoded by the coding sequence ATGGTGGCTGTGGTGGGGGCGGTAGTGAACCGCCCACGAGCGGTGTACCTCGTGGATTACGCTTGCTTCCTTCCCAGTCCCACCTCGCGTTTCCCCAACGCAACCTTCATCGAGCATGCTCGCCTCGTGCCGGCGTTCGCGGACGATCGCACTATCCGCTTCATGACGCGCGTGCTCAGCAGCAGCGGTATCGGCGACGAGACTAGCCTGCCCCCCGGCGACCACTTCATCCCGCCAGACAACAACTTGGACATGGCGCGCGACGAAGCTGAGCTAATCATCTTCTCTGCCATCGATGAACTGTTGGCCAAGTCCGGTGTCACCCCTGACGCCATCGACATCGTCGTCGTCAACTGCAGCGTCTTCGCCCCCGTGCCGTCCCTCACCGACATGATCATCAACAGATACGCGCTCCGCAGCGACGTCCGCAGCATAAATGTTTCTGGGATGGGGTGTAGCGCCGGAGTGATCTCGGTGGGACTCGCGGCTAGCCTTCTTCGTGTGTTGCCCCACGCCCACGGTGCTGCGCACGCTCTCGTCGTGTCCACGGAGACCATCACGCCCAACCTGTACGTCGGCAAGGAGCGCGCCATGCTACTGTCCAACTTGCTCTTCCGGGTGGGTGGCGCCGCCGCGCTGCTGTCCACATCCAAGGACAAGGCGCGGTTTCGCCTCGCCCACCTCGTGCGAACCATCACCGGCGGCGGACAAGACAGCTCCTACCGGTGCATCTTCCAAGAGgaggacgcggatggtaacgtaggGGTCATCCTTTCCAAGGACCTGATGTCGGTGGCCGGCGACGCGCTCAAGGCCAACATCACAGCCCTTGGCCCGCTCGTGCTCCCCTTCTTCGAGCAGCTGCGCTTCGTCGCCAACAAGCTGGTGCTCGAGCTTGCCCGGCGAGCCGGCGTGAAGCCTTACCTCCCTGACTTCCGCAAGGCCTCACTGCGCTTCGTCGGCGTGAAGCCGTACGTCCCTGACTTTCAGAAGGCGTTCCAGCACGTGTGCATCCACGCCGGGGGGCGTGCAGTCGTCGACAAGGTCCAGTCGAGCCTCGGGTTGTCGGACGAGCATGTGGAGCCATCTCGCATGACGCTTCACCGGTTCGGGAACACGTCCAGCAGCTCGGTGTGGTACGAGATGGCATACGTCGAGGCCAAGGGCCGATTGCGGAAGGGCGACCGTGTCTGGATGGTTGGGCTCGGAGCGGGGGTCAAGTGCAACAGCGCCGTCTGGGAATGCATCCGTCCCGCAGCCGAGCCAGACAAGGCGTGGGCCGGATGCATACGTCGCTACCCAGTAAACATTCCTGGTCTCAACGTCAATGCGGCAGCTCAAAATGACCCCATAATTGCAGTGTAG